Part of the Thermococcus barossii genome is shown below.
GCCCATTACGATAGGAACTTTGGGACCGCGGTGAAGGCACTTCACGACTCCGCGAACAACCTAATGATCATCGTTACAGGTTCATCTTCCCTTCCATTGAAGCTCGATCCTGACCTAACACGCCGCGCCAAGAAGCTCAGAGCGCCACCGCTCACTTTCACTGAGTACCTTCTCCTGAAAAAGGGAGTTCACATTCCGGAGAAGTTAAGTGATGCCCTGAAAGACGCTTTTCTCAGCTGTAATTTTACCGGGATCGAAAGCATACTGGGCGGCGTTCTCCTGAAGTTCAGCGAGAAGGATGTTGAAGACTACCTCGTTCATGGTTCGCTTCCGGTCTACCTGAACTCCGAAAACCCCCTGGAGGACGCCTATGAGATTCTCAGGAAAATCATCGAAGTTGACCTCAGGCACGAGGGGCTGAGTGAAACAACCCGCGAAAAGGCCCTCGGCCTGCTCCTCCTGATGGCCTCCGGGGAGAGCCTGACCTATGACACAATCACCTCAACGCTTGGAATGTCCCGGGATGCCGTGGCCAAACTCCTGGAGAAGCTTGAAGACCTTGAAGTGATATTCCCTGTCAGGGCCTACGGTTCTATAGGTAAGGTGGCAAGGAAGACTCCCAAATACAAGTTCCTCGCCTCAATATTCAGAAGCGCGGTTCTCTATGAATTTGGCCTCTTTGAGAGGGACAGTAAGACGCTGGGTATGCTCCTTGAGGACGTGGCGGCGTTCTACCTCCATATCCTGGCAAGGGAAAAGCGGCTCCGCCTTCACTACGATGCCCAGAAGGGAGGGGCCGACTTCATCTTGAGTGGGGGTAAAATGGGCATTGTCGTTGAAGTTGGATGGGGGAAGAAAGGAACTAAGCAGGTTCTAAGAACGATGAAAAAAACCGGCCTGGACTGTGGTGTGGTCGTCCATAACGGAAAGCTTGAAAACAGAAATGGCGTGTGGTTTGTCCCCCGTGAACTGTTCCTCCTGATGCTTTGAGCTTTTTCGTAGTTCCCTTTATCCTGTCCGTATGATAGGAGCTGGGGGACGAGGGGGCGGAGCCCCCCGGATAATTCAAATAGAACCGGGGTGGGGGGGTGGAACCCCGCATCTCCCACGGTTTCAAGATGGTCTGCATTTGCTGAAAATCCTTCCAGAATACTGACCGGTCTGGTAAGGAAGTGCGGAAAAAT
Proteins encoded:
- a CDS encoding ATP-binding protein is translated as MRTLDEKFLETFVRRTVDTADRTLKKYAFTPSGKKRPERKLLSKLSYNVESFLRDGENRVLVLYGLRGVGKTTMLAQIYFDLLSRVPRERLVYLSLDRLYPLGISLNDFIMAYERLIGERAEEFSAPTFLFIDEAHYDRNFGTAVKALHDSANNLMIIVTGSSSLPLKLDPDLTRRAKKLRAPPLTFTEYLLLKKGVHIPEKLSDALKDAFLSCNFTGIESILGGVLLKFSEKDVEDYLVHGSLPVYLNSENPLEDAYEILRKIIEVDLRHEGLSETTREKALGLLLLMASGESLTYDTITSTLGMSRDAVAKLLEKLEDLEVIFPVRAYGSIGKVARKTPKYKFLASIFRSAVLYEFGLFERDSKTLGMLLEDVAAFYLHILAREKRLRLHYDAQKGGADFILSGGKMGIVVEVGWGKKGTKQVLRTMKKTGLDCGVVVHNGKLENRNGVWFVPRELFLLML